One window of the Phormidium ambiguum IAM M-71 genome contains the following:
- a CDS encoding response regulator transcription factor, with protein MNRCFPAREIDRLAEKPQVALSEKTWEMPQLMNFQNYYSERCPVCTSRTVSIRAMVLEYHRFLEEHPLTKRELEILQLIVKGNTNSEIAEELHLTIGTVKTHLRNIFNKLDVNDRTQAAVIALRAGLVD; from the coding sequence ATGAACCGTTGTTTCCCTGCCAGAGAGATCGATCGTTTAGCCGAAAAGCCCCAGGTAGCGTTATCTGAAAAGACATGGGAGATGCCTCAGCTAATGAATTTCCAAAATTATTACTCAGAAAGATGCCCTGTCTGTACCAGTAGGACAGTAAGTATTCGGGCAATGGTACTAGAGTATCATCGGTTTTTAGAGGAACATCCGCTCACTAAACGAGAATTAGAAATTTTACAGCTAATTGTCAAAGGTAACACTAATTCCGAAATAGCGGAAGAGCTTCATCTAACTATCGGGACAGTAAAAACTCACTTGCGGAACATATTTAATAAGCTAGATGTAAACGATCGCACCCAAGCCGCAGTCATTGCTCTACGTGCAGGATTAGTAGATTAA
- a CDS encoding response regulator: MISLLKSPSETNILIVDDNPNNLRLLAKMLELQGYVVRKSLSGKMALQAVHRQPPDLILLDINMPELSGYQVCQKLKESKITRHIPVIFISALDRVSDKVQAFELGAQDYISKPFQELEVLARIKNQLIIQQQQQLLLKQNQLLEQEVQERLSAEAEIRKFNNNLEREVQTRTLQLQQSLNFAATLKQISDRVRDSLDQNQILQMVVEALGLALELDYCDAVLYHPDLLTTVMQYQWLQPGLSKNKEKLPHTTNLPEIDGQLKEKYYFAFCPIESEQNFYRSAILACPIYDNQVEETGILGDLWLYRNSASSFGEMEVNLVEQIANQCAIALRQARLYEAAQAQVRELQRLNQLKNEFLNTISHELRSPIANMKMVIQLLITLSDKENKRVSENTPSSTQNQKNFQYLTLLQEECDQELRLVEDLLNLQHLEAGTYQQQLTTINLKDWILHVIEPYEIRTQNHQQNFSINVAPNLPTVSCDSFSLSRVITELLNNACKYTPAGGDIAIELNVFQEETVQHEASISLINQSSWLRLIVSNTGVEISATELTRIFDKFYRIPQNDPWKHGGTGLGLALVKKLLEQMGGEIIAKSSNNLTQFIVHCPLSC; the protein is encoded by the coding sequence ATGATTAGTTTACTGAAATCCCCATCCGAAACAAATATTTTAATAGTTGATGATAACCCGAATAACTTACGGTTGTTAGCCAAAATGCTAGAACTGCAAGGTTATGTTGTTCGTAAATCTTTGAGTGGAAAAATGGCTTTGCAAGCTGTGCATCGCCAGCCGCCGGATTTAATTTTGCTAGATATTAATATGCCAGAATTGAGTGGTTATCAAGTTTGCCAAAAGTTGAAAGAATCAAAAATTACCCGTCATATTCCTGTGATTTTTATTAGTGCTTTGGATCGGGTAAGTGATAAAGTCCAAGCTTTTGAACTTGGGGCGCAAGATTATATTAGTAAGCCTTTTCAAGAATTAGAAGTATTAGCACGGATTAAAAATCAATTAATTATTCAGCAACAACAACAACTTTTACTAAAACAAAATCAACTATTAGAGCAAGAAGTTCAAGAACGTCTGTCAGCAGAGGCAGAAATCAGAAAGTTTAATAATAATTTAGAACGAGAGGTACAAACTCGCACTTTACAATTACAACAGTCTTTAAATTTTGCGGCGACATTAAAGCAAATTTCCGATCGCGTGCGAGATTCATTGGATCAAAACCAAATTTTGCAAATGGTTGTAGAAGCATTGGGATTAGCTTTAGAACTAGATTATTGCGATGCGGTACTTTATCATCCCGATCTTTTGACTACTGTGATGCAATATCAATGGCTACAACCTGGGTTGTCTAAAAATAAAGAAAAACTACCACATACCACAAATCTCCCTGAAATTGATGGACAATTAAAAGAAAAATATTATTTTGCTTTTTGTCCAATTGAATCTGAGCAAAATTTCTATCGATCGGCAATACTTGCCTGTCCGATTTATGATAACCAAGTAGAAGAAACAGGGATTTTAGGTGATTTGTGGTTATACAGAAATAGTGCTTCTAGTTTTGGGGAAATGGAAGTGAATTTGGTGGAACAAATAGCGAATCAATGTGCGATCGCTCTCCGGCAAGCTCGGCTTTATGAAGCAGCACAAGCTCAAGTTCGAGAACTACAACGATTGAATCAATTGAAAAACGAATTTCTCAATACCATTTCTCATGAATTACGTTCTCCGATCGCTAACATGAAAATGGTAATACAACTATTAATCACTTTATCTGATAAAGAAAATAAACGAGTTTCGGAAAATACCCCAAGCTCAACTCAAAACCAAAAAAATTTCCAGTATTTGACACTGTTACAGGAAGAGTGCGATCAAGAACTGCGGTTAGTAGAAGACTTGTTAAACTTACAACATCTGGAAGCTGGCACTTATCAACAACAACTGACAACTATTAACCTTAAAGATTGGATACTTCATGTGATCGAACCTTACGAAATTCGTACCCAAAATCATCAACAAAACTTCTCGATCAATGTTGCACCAAATTTACCAACAGTCAGTTGCGATTCCTTTAGTCTCAGTCGAGTAATTACAGAACTACTGAATAATGCTTGTAAATATACTCCCGCAGGTGGTGATATTGCGATCGAGCTAAATGTTTTTCAAGAAGAAACCGTTCAACATGAAGCTAGTATTTCCCTAATCAATCAATCTTCTTGGTTACGGCTGATTGTTAGTAATACCGGAGTGGAAATTTCCGCTACAGAGCTAACGCGGATTTTTGATAAGTTCTATCGGATTCCCCAAAACGACCCTTGGAAACATGGCGGTACTGGTTTAGGATTAGCTCTAGTCAAAAAGTTACTAGAACAAATGGGTGGAGAAATTATTGCTAAAAGTTCCAACAACTTGACTCAATTTATTGTTCATTGCCCGCTCAGCTGTTAA
- a CDS encoding PAS domain S-box protein: protein MPSVIFPKPQRYIRKVPLHWVLVVPFVLQTVGAVGLVGYFSYRSGQEAVADLANRLLVQVSKRVSDRLNIYLQTPRNIVANNQLAVKQGNLNIKDFEQLRYYLWQQMTSNSAFPSSIFWRSDGEVIGYRRIFSEEERYHASKLVGKNVSLDKKYLIKINKLQPNRRLFYQINDRGQPIKLVYSIVDVDFRQLPWYHQAKTSKTQIRSLIEVHQFIPILQIQAFAPIYDRAGKFQGVFNSNYFLPDISNFLRRQKFSPSGQVFIIERTGELVATSSLETLYTKEHQSKLKRLSALNSQNFLTKEIAQELINQFGSFNNIKQNTQIKLLINHQEHFVNVTPYKDNYGLNLLIIVVVPASDFMGSIYQNLWQTIGLCGLTFLGTTAFGIISAYYIAKPIQRLSRMSQELAAGNWQRVESDDSFITEVSVLMESFSHTAEQLKQSFAKITNALQESEARFTKVFHTSPDPISINQLGNGGKYLEVNDTFLQFSEYSREEVIGKTPEELNISADPYQNEIIWQQLQEKGKIEGFEFHYRTKSGRLGTSLLSIELVELDGQIRVLTIGKDISDRKQLEIALRASQDKLNDVLNSVSAAISSFRVYKNKIWEISYISLGCEYISGYTPAELQADQNLWVSRIIPEDWTAIESQIYTDIFAQQQGTYEYRLYHKNGSLRWISQTNTSRWDDNLKCWIVTTVSLDITKQQIAVQARKEAQEALRQNEERFRQLAAASPGVIYTVIEYPTGPVKYEYLSPAFAEIHEIPVAKALQDATITFQQIHPDDRLGYQQTVNESLATGKPFKHEWRIITPSGKIKWIQANSRSQKRQQGEIVWHGVVLDITEYKQAQEALRLSEERFQEIAHAVNQFFFVRSLLTGEYLYVSPAYEKIWHRSCESLYQDQNSWLDTIHPDDRDLVLASIKQQRKGETKREYRIVRPDGQIRWISAEITLIKDEAGNAVRVAGLAEDVTERKLTEEKLRQTEQWLNQFSYSSPSAIYTLVREPHGLFCFEYISSACETINGVTAEQAIKDAYSILGLIHPEDISGYNNAVFQSAEKLELFCYQWRIITPCGKLKWLQANSQPESRSNGAIAWHGVVIDITEQKQTEQALQQALQHIDTHFDECPLAIIEWDCNFRVLRWSKQAERIFGWAAEEVQSYSWQGLGVEKQGNSLTQNSGATQIPAFGKFVYDEDLDRVNAELAPLMKGLVTGQAVQNRNYTKDGRVIICQWYSSSVFDRKGNLVSVLSFAQDITDRKQAEWELKQQKELQETIFNESTDAIFLVNPKTRLIIDCNRRAVELFEVKSKAELIGIEGRTLQKYSFTDEELDEITQELRQKGFWTKELEYISRQGNYFWGNIAAKPVKIADQEITLVRVTDITQRQKIEAALLESEQTNRALIQSIPDLLIRMNRNGIYLDVRVNEGIKLFKPLAVRVGFSIFDILPQEIAQERFNLIQSTLATGKVQIQEYQLEIEGEIYYEEARIVPCGADEVLIIIRDVSERKSMEAALRESEERFRRAFDDAAIGMALVALDGRFLQVNLALCEITGYSEAELLGNFFQDITHPDELNADREFIRQILAGERRTYQVEKRYIHKSGHIVWGLLGVSVVKDRQGNPLYFITQIQDISERQKIDKIKDEFISIVSHELRTPLTAIRGSLGILETGVLDNRPEKAKYMLQVAVKNSDRLVRLVNDILDLERLESGKVELIMENCEVEDLMQQAVESVQAIANQANIKVELTPLVAEIIASPDAIIQALTNLLSNAIKFSPPHSIVSLSAEFQNSKLFTENNHTINQSSISSPTQILFQVKDRGRGIPADKLDTVFGRFQQIDISDARQKGGTGLGLAICKSIVQQHGGQIWVESTLGQGSVFYFTLPIVRKEV from the coding sequence ATGCCAAGTGTTATTTTCCCCAAACCTCAGCGTTACATTCGGAAGGTTCCCTTACATTGGGTACTGGTAGTACCTTTTGTGCTGCAAACTGTGGGAGCAGTAGGATTAGTTGGTTATTTTTCTTACCGAAGTGGACAAGAAGCGGTTGCAGATTTGGCAAATCGGTTGTTGGTACAAGTATCAAAACGAGTTAGCGATCGCCTTAACATATATTTACAAACACCACGAAATATAGTGGCAAACAATCAACTAGCAGTAAAACAAGGAAACCTAAATATCAAAGACTTTGAGCAACTGCGCTACTATTTATGGCAACAAATGACCTCGAATTCTGCATTTCCCTCTAGTATCTTTTGGCGCTCGGATGGAGAAGTAATTGGATACCGACGCATATTCTCAGAGGAAGAGAGATACCATGCTAGTAAGCTGGTTGGTAAAAATGTCTCTCTAGATAAAAAGTATCTAATCAAAATTAATAAACTTCAACCGAATCGGCGCTTGTTTTATCAAATTAACGATCGAGGTCAGCCAATAAAACTAGTGTATTCGATCGTTGATGTCGATTTTCGTCAGCTACCTTGGTATCATCAAGCCAAAACTAGCAAAACACAAATTCGCTCTTTGATAGAAGTTCATCAATTTATACCAATTTTACAAATTCAGGCATTTGCTCCCATTTATGATCGAGCGGGAAAATTTCAAGGGGTTTTTAATTCCAATTACTTTTTACCAGATATTAGCAATTTCTTACGCAGACAAAAATTTTCTCCATCAGGGCAAGTTTTTATTATTGAACGTACTGGAGAATTAGTTGCCACTTCTAGTTTGGAGACACTTTACACAAAAGAACATCAAAGCAAATTAAAAAGATTATCAGCCCTTAATAGTCAGAATTTCCTAACTAAAGAAATTGCTCAAGAATTAATCAATCAATTTGGCAGCTTTAATAATATAAAGCAAAATACTCAAATAAAACTATTAATTAATCATCAAGAACATTTTGTTAACGTCACTCCTTATAAAGATAATTATGGTCTCAACTTATTGATTATAGTAGTAGTGCCAGCATCAGATTTTATGGGTAGTATTTACCAAAATCTGTGGCAAACCATTGGTCTGTGCGGATTAACTTTTTTAGGTACAACTGCTTTTGGTATTATTAGTGCTTATTACATAGCTAAACCAATTCAGCGATTAAGTCGCATGAGCCAGGAATTGGCAGCAGGAAACTGGCAGAGAGTTGAGTCAGATGATAGTTTCATCACAGAAGTTTCCGTATTAATGGAATCTTTTAGCCACACTGCTGAACAGCTAAAACAGTCTTTTGCTAAAATCACAAATGCACTACAAGAATCAGAGGCAAGATTTACAAAAGTATTTCACACTAGTCCCGATCCTATCTCAATTAATCAATTAGGAAATGGAGGAAAATATCTAGAAGTTAATGATACTTTTTTACAATTTAGTGAATACAGCCGCGAAGAAGTGATTGGTAAAACTCCAGAGGAATTAAATATTAGTGCCGATCCTTATCAAAATGAAATAATCTGGCAACAGTTACAAGAAAAAGGGAAAATTGAAGGATTTGAGTTTCATTACCGCACAAAATCTGGGAGGTTGGGAACTAGTTTATTATCGATCGAACTAGTAGAATTAGATGGTCAAATAAGAGTTTTGACCATTGGTAAGGATATTAGCGATCGCAAACAATTAGAAATCGCATTACGCGCTTCTCAAGACAAACTTAATGATGTTTTAAATAGTGTAAGCGCCGCAATTAGTAGCTTTCGAGTATATAAGAATAAGATTTGGGAAATCAGCTATATTTCTCTAGGATGTGAATATATTTCTGGTTATACACCAGCCGAATTGCAAGCAGACCAAAACCTTTGGGTATCGCGGATTATTCCTGAAGATTGGACAGCGATAGAATCTCAAATTTATACCGATATTTTTGCACAGCAGCAAGGAACGTATGAATATCGGCTTTACCATAAAAACGGTAGCTTACGTTGGATTTCCCAAACAAACACTTCTCGATGGGATGACAATTTAAAATGTTGGATTGTTACCACAGTTTCTTTAGATATTACTAAACAACAAATTGCTGTGCAAGCTCGTAAAGAAGCACAAGAAGCTTTGCGTCAAAATGAAGAAAGATTCCGACAATTAGCAGCAGCTTCCCCCGGAGTAATTTACACTGTAATTGAATATCCCACAGGCCCAGTAAAATACGAATATTTAAGTCCGGCATTTGCAGAAATACATGAAATTCCTGTGGCAAAAGCTCTGCAAGATGCGACAATTACGTTTCAACAAATTCATCCAGACGATCGCTTAGGTTATCAACAAACTGTCAACGAAAGTTTGGCAACGGGAAAACCATTTAAACATGAATGGCGTATTATTACACCTTCAGGAAAAATTAAATGGATTCAAGCTAATTCTCGATCGCAAAAACGTCAACAAGGAGAAATAGTTTGGCATGGTGTTGTTTTAGATATTACGGAATATAAACAAGCACAAGAAGCTTTACGCCTAAGTGAAGAAAGATTCCAAGAAATTGCTCATGCTGTTAATCAATTCTTCTTTGTGCGATCGCTATTAACAGGAGAATATCTCTATGTCAGTCCAGCTTACGAAAAAATTTGGCATCGTTCCTGCGAAAGTTTATATCAAGACCAAAATTCTTGGCTAGATACCATACATCCAGACGATCGAGATTTAGTCTTAGCTTCTATCAAACAGCAACGCAAAGGAGAAACAAAACGCGAATACAGAATTGTTCGTCCCGATGGCCAAATTCGTTGGATTAGTGCAGAAATCACCCTAATAAAAGATGAAGCAGGAAACGCTGTGCGTGTTGCCGGATTAGCAGAAGATGTTACTGAACGCAAACTTACTGAAGAAAAACTCCGCCAAACTGAACAATGGTTAAATCAATTCAGCTATTCCTCTCCTTCAGCAATCTACACTTTAGTTCGAGAACCTCATGGTTTATTCTGTTTTGAATATATTAGTTCTGCCTGTGAAACAATTAATGGAGTAACAGCAGAACAAGCAATAAAAGATGCTTACTCAATTCTTGGATTGATTCATCCAGAGGATATTTCCGGTTATAATAATGCGGTTTTTCAAAGTGCCGAAAAATTGGAACTTTTCTGTTATCAATGGCGAATTATTACTCCTTGTGGCAAACTGAAATGGTTACAAGCCAATTCTCAACCAGAATCGCGTAGTAATGGTGCAATTGCTTGGCATGGTGTGGTTATAGATATCACAGAACAGAAGCAAACAGAACAAGCTTTGCAACAAGCACTTCAGCATATTGATACTCACTTTGATGAATGTCCATTAGCGATTATAGAATGGGATTGCAATTTCCGAGTTCTGCGTTGGTCAAAACAAGCAGAACGAATTTTTGGTTGGGCAGCTGAAGAAGTACAATCCTATTCTTGGCAAGGTTTAGGAGTAGAAAAGCAAGGAAACTCCTTAACGCAAAACTCTGGCGCTACCCAAATTCCTGCTTTTGGGAAATTTGTTTATGATGAAGACCTCGATCGCGTTAATGCTGAACTTGCTCCTTTGATGAAAGGATTAGTTACTGGTCAGGCAGTGCAGAATCGTAATTATACTAAAGATGGTCGAGTAATTATTTGTCAATGGTATAGTTCGTCAGTGTTCGATCGCAAAGGTAATTTAGTTTCCGTGCTTTCTTTTGCTCAGGATATTACCGATCGCAAACAAGCAGAATGGGAATTAAAACAACAAAAAGAACTGCAAGAAACTATTTTTAATGAATCTACAGATGCCATTTTTCTCGTAAATCCAAAAACTCGATTAATTATTGATTGCAATCGTCGAGCAGTAGAATTATTTGAAGTAAAAAGTAAAGCAGAATTAATTGGCATAGAAGGTCGAACCCTTCAGAAATATTCATTTACTGACGAAGAACTTGATGAAATTACTCAGGAGTTAAGGCAAAAAGGTTTTTGGACTAAGGAGTTGGAATACATTTCTCGCCAAGGAAATTATTTTTGGGGTAACATTGCAGCTAAACCTGTGAAAATCGCCGATCAAGAGATTACTTTAGTTCGAGTCACAGACATTACCCAGAGGCAAAAAATTGAAGCAGCTTTGCTGGAAAGCGAACAAACAAATCGGGCATTAATACAATCAATTCCCGATCTATTGATTCGCATGAATCGAAATGGAATTTACTTAGACGTGCGGGTAAATGAAGGAATTAAGTTATTTAAACCACTCGCAGTTAGAGTAGGATTTAGTATTTTTGATATTCTGCCTCAAGAAATTGCTCAAGAACGTTTTAATTTAATCCAATCTACATTAGCAACTGGTAAGGTGCAAATTCAAGAATATCAATTGGAAATAGAGGGAGAAATTTATTATGAAGAAGCTAGAATTGTTCCTTGTGGTGCTGATGAAGTTTTAATCATTATTCGTGATGTCAGCGAACGCAAAAGTATGGAAGCGGCATTACGGGAAAGCGAAGAAAGATTTCGCCGCGCCTTTGATGATGCGGCAATTGGCATGGCATTAGTAGCTTTAGATGGTAGATTTTTACAAGTAAATCTGGCTCTTTGTGAAATTACAGGTTACAGCGAAGCGGAACTTTTAGGCAATTTTTTCCAAGATATTACTCACCCAGATGAGTTAAATGCCGATAGGGAATTTATTCGACAGATATTAGCGGGAGAACGGCGAACTTATCAAGTAGAAAAACGTTACATTCATAAATCTGGACATATTGTTTGGGGACTACTGGGAGTTTCTGTAGTTAAGGATCGTCAGGGTAATCCACTTTACTTTATAACTCAAATTCAAGATATTAGCGAACGGCAAAAAATTGATAAAATTAAAGATGAATTTATTTCCATCGTTAGTCATGAATTACGAACTCCGTTAACCGCAATTCGTGGTTCTTTAGGAATTCTCGAAACTGGTGTTTTAGATAATCGCCCAGAAAAAGCGAAATATATGCTTCAGGTAGCGGTGAAGAATAGCGATCGCTTAGTCCGATTAGTTAATGATATTCTCGATTTAGAAAGATTGGAATCGGGAAAAGTTGAATTAATTATGGAAAACTGCGAAGTTGAAGATTTAATGCAGCA
- a CDS encoding response regulator — translation MKILLVEDDSFTGELLSTTLKNHRYTVELVTDGQIALELANIYSYDLIILDVQIPTLDGISVCRQLRSSGCTTPILILTAKDSNNDIVIGLDAGADDYVAKPCEPTQLLARIRALLRRGSANLPATILRWGDLSLDPALAQVKYQKQVVHLRSKEYSLLELFLRYPQRIFSRNAIIDHLWKIDNCPTEHAVTNLIKDLRRQLKAFGMKEEFIETVYGLGYRVKTPPSPGEKSKKGSKNKIGQTQNNQLKTESGALNRIFEHFHSTLEQRLSILMNAIPDSGQNINLEEQKKAKDEAHRLAGNLGTFGYPKGSQIARTIENILIEPTLKEPQISQFKQLIVELQQELSNPPQILAEISPATSNSTPQVLLIGEKSEFADSLIAEASIWGWQIQLILDRSTALKKITEILPIAIILQFNTLPLSSDQLSLLWELKQEFSSIPFITLGQEDDLDTRVKLARLGSERYLVQPVAPTQVMEIISQFLIPIQEKDAKVIAVDDDPIILKNLTYLLQPWGVQVTALDNPHQFWDVLKATEPDLLLLDLEMPTFSGIELCQVVRQDPKYGDLPILVVTAHTDRESTQKVFAAGADDMISKPIIGPELVTRVISRIERSRLRQQLNYLHQQQAAIWQQQARIDPLTQISNRRAFQEYLQQQWQQLIQEEGTLCLILCDVDHFKHYNDLYGHPAGDVCLKQIASAIQGSIKSTDLAARYGGEEFAVILPKTSLDGALRVAQRIQQKITELKIPHAGSTIKDYVTISMGITGKIPTPDQSIDSLIAIADEALYTAKNRGRNTYCLYPL, via the coding sequence ATGAAAATTTTATTAGTAGAAGACGATTCGTTTACTGGTGAATTACTCTCAACAACACTTAAGAATCATCGCTACACAGTGGAATTAGTAACGGATGGTCAAATAGCATTAGAATTAGCAAATATATATAGTTATGACTTGATAATCCTTGATGTACAAATTCCTACTTTAGATGGGATTAGCGTTTGTCGTCAGTTACGCTCCTCTGGATGTACAACGCCCATTTTGATTTTAACAGCTAAAGATTCAAACAATGATATAGTCATTGGCTTAGATGCTGGAGCCGATGATTATGTAGCTAAACCTTGTGAGCCAACCCAGCTATTAGCAAGAATTCGAGCGTTATTACGTCGCGGAAGTGCGAATTTACCAGCAACAATTTTAAGATGGGGAGATTTAAGCTTAGATCCCGCTTTAGCACAAGTGAAATATCAAAAACAAGTTGTTCATCTGAGGTCTAAAGAGTATAGTCTTTTAGAATTGTTTCTGCGATACCCCCAAAGAATATTTAGCCGGAATGCGATTATCGATCATTTGTGGAAAATTGATAATTGTCCCACAGAACACGCTGTCACGAATTTAATTAAAGATTTACGCCGTCAACTAAAAGCATTTGGTATGAAAGAAGAATTTATTGAAACAGTTTATGGATTAGGGTATCGTGTCAAAACGCCGCCATCGCCAGGAGAAAAGAGCAAAAAAGGTAGTAAAAACAAAATAGGCCAAACACAAAATAATCAATTAAAAACTGAATCAGGAGCACTTAATCGAATATTTGAGCATTTTCACTCTACTCTGGAACAACGACTGAGTATTTTGATGAATGCGATTCCCGATTCTGGGCAAAATATCAATTTAGAAGAGCAGAAAAAAGCGAAGGATGAAGCGCATCGATTAGCGGGAAATTTAGGAACTTTTGGTTATCCAAAAGGTTCGCAAATCGCTAGAACGATCGAAAATATTTTAATCGAACCTACATTAAAAGAACCACAAATTTCCCAGTTTAAACAACTGATCGTTGAATTACAACAAGAATTAAGTAACCCACCCCAAATTTTAGCAGAAATTTCTCCAGCGACTTCCAATTCAACTCCACAAGTGCTACTGATTGGAGAAAAAAGTGAGTTTGCCGATAGTTTAATTGCAGAAGCTTCTATTTGGGGATGGCAAATTCAGCTAATTTTGGATCGATCGACCGCATTAAAAAAAATAACCGAAATTTTACCGATCGCCATCATACTGCAATTCAATACCTTACCATTAAGTTCAGATCAACTCTCTCTGTTATGGGAATTAAAACAAGAATTTTCTTCTATTCCTTTCATTACTTTGGGTCAAGAAGATGACTTAGATACGAGAGTAAAACTGGCACGTTTAGGTAGTGAAAGATATCTGGTACAACCAGTGGCTCCAACTCAAGTAATGGAAATAATTTCGCAATTTTTAATACCAATTCAAGAAAAAGATGCCAAAGTAATTGCTGTAGATGATGACCCAATAATACTGAAGAATTTAACTTATCTGTTGCAACCTTGGGGAGTCCAAGTTACTGCTTTAGATAATCCCCATCAATTTTGGGACGTACTGAAAGCGACTGAGCCTGATTTATTATTATTGGATTTAGAAATGCCAACTTTTAGTGGTATTGAACTATGTCAAGTTGTGCGACAAGATCCAAAATATGGAGATTTACCAATTTTAGTAGTAACTGCTCACACCGATCGGGAATCAACCCAAAAAGTGTTTGCAGCTGGAGCCGATGATATGATTAGTAAACCGATTATTGGGCCTGAATTAGTTACTAGAGTCATCAGTCGTATTGAGCGATCGCGTTTGCGTCAACAATTAAATTATTTACATCAACAACAAGCCGCAATTTGGCAACAACAAGCCAGAATCGATCCATTAACTCAAATTTCCAATCGTCGAGCTTTTCAAGAATATCTTCAGCAACAATGGCAACAATTAATTCAAGAAGAGGGAACTTTATGTTTAATTCTTTGTGATGTAGACCATTTTAAACATTACAATGATTTATATGGACATCCTGCTGGTGATGTTTGTTTAAAACAAATAGCTTCGGCAATTCAAGGATCTATCAAATCTACCGATCTAGCTGCTCGTTATGGTGGTGAAGAATTTGCTGTTATTTTACCTAAAACTAGCCTTGATGGTGCGTTGCGTGTAGCTCAAAGAATTCAACAAAAAATCACGGAATTAAAAATTCCCCATGCAGGTTCTACAATTAAAGATTATGTAACGATTAGTATGGGTATTACAGGGAAAATCCCTACTCCAGATCAAAGTATTGATTCTTTAATTGCGATCGCAGATGAAGCACTATATACTGCCAAAAATCGTGGACGTAATACATATTGTTTATATCCATTGTAG
- the aqpZ gene encoding aquaporin Z: MTLTKRCIAELIGTFWLVLGGCGSAVLAATFTADGAKIGENTLFPLGLGFVGVSLAFGLTVLTMAYAIGHISGCHLNPAVSFGLWAGKRFPGSELLPYIVAQVIGATIAGGVIYLIASGKPGFVLSGSNPLATNGFGVHSPGGYSLLAAFITEVVMTFMFLMIILGATDHRAPAGFAPIAIGLGLTLIHLISIPVTNTSVNPARSTGVALYAGVELLSQTWLFWVAPILGAIAAGYFYTYFFSESNIESRQRTKEMV; this comes from the coding sequence ATGACCTTAACTAAACGGTGTATCGCTGAGTTAATCGGTACATTTTGGCTAGTATTGGGTGGTTGTGGTAGTGCAGTCTTGGCTGCAACCTTCACCGCAGACGGAGCTAAAATTGGTGAAAATACTTTGTTTCCTTTAGGGTTAGGATTTGTTGGTGTTTCCCTAGCCTTTGGATTAACAGTATTAACAATGGCTTACGCGATCGGTCATATTTCTGGCTGCCACCTAAATCCAGCCGTATCCTTTGGATTATGGGCAGGTAAGCGTTTCCCCGGTTCTGAACTACTACCTTATATTGTGGCTCAAGTGATTGGTGCAACGATCGCTGGAGGAGTAATTTATCTAATTGCCAGCGGCAAACCAGGTTTTGTTCTTTCCGGTTCCAATCCCCTGGCTACCAACGGTTTTGGAGTTCATTCTCCTGGTGGATACTCTTTGTTAGCGGCTTTCATTACTGAAGTAGTAATGACCTTCATGTTTTTGATGATAATTTTGGGTGCTACCGATCATCGCGCTCCAGCTGGTTTTGCTCCGATCGCTATTGGTTTAGGACTTACCTTAATCCACTTAATTAGTATTCCAGTTACCAACACTTCTGTTAATCCGGCTCGCAGTACTGGTGTTGCTCTATATGCTGGTGTAGAACTTTTGTCTCAAACTTGGTTGTTCTGGGTGGCACCAATTCTCGGTGCGATCGCTGCGGGATATTTCTACACTTACTTCTTCAGTGAGTCTAATATTGAAAGTCGGCAACGCACCAAAGAAATGGTTTAA